A stretch of DNA from Halobacteriovorax sp. JY17:
TGAGTGGGCTAATAAGACCAATATTTTCAATACTCTCAATAAGTGTATCTACGTTGGTATTTGTTCTTAGATATTTATTTTTTACGATGATGTCGTTGATTGGCATCAGATCCATTTGCTCTCCCTAAGAATAAGTGTGTCTTTGTGTGTGGGCAATATTTGAGCAGATTGGTTTTCTTTTGGCGAGTCAAAAAATAAATTTCTTACTTACATTTGTTTTTTGTAAATGAATTTTATCAATGATTAAACTGAAAACAATTGCTTAATGCAGGACGTATTTATTCTGATTTAGTCAGAGGGAAGAATTGAATATTTAATTGGTAGACTTCATCTGCCGGATTCTGCTCTATTTCTTCCGAAAATTTTATTTGAAATTCCCTAATCATCTCTTTCGCTTTTGGCAGATCTTCTTTAAGTAGAGATAGAGTAGAGGCGTGGAGGGATCTCTTTTCCTTGTCTGTGTTAATGGCTTCGTAGGAATTTTCCATGAGGCCCTTGTGATAGGCCTTCGCTGCATCCATTGTCACTTCCTTGGTTGGATGTATGGAGCCAACGGCAGATATCATTTCTCTTCCATTAATATTATTAGTTTCTAGAAAACCGTTCTTTAAAAGAGCAGAGAGAAGTTTATTGGCCTCCTCATTTTTTATAAGACCATTAGTTCTCTTTTCTATCCAATTACCACTTGCTTCAAAGTCAGAGAGCTGAGTGAGTTCTTTGATACAATGGGCCTTCCAATTAAAGAAGAGATCAACTTGTTCAGTATTTTCTTCTCTTAGAGTTTTTAAATCATCATTTTGCTCTAACATTAAAATTGTTAAGCTTGGATCGTTCTTACTACTTTTCGCAATCTTTACTAACTCTTCAAAGTAGTAGGCTTCTTTGGAATTGAATTGAAAATATTTAATAAGAGAAGTTTGTATTTTCTTTCCAGCATGCCTCTGCCCATTAATAATCATGGTGATAGAGGAGATACTATTGAGCTCAAGCTTTGATGCCCACAAACCAAATGACCATGAAGGATTTACACGCTTTTTCATTTCATTAAAATCGCGTAGAAATTCACGGTAATCGCTATATTCGAATATATTTAATTTCTTTTCTTCTTCCATAATTCTATGAACTTATCGTTTATTAAAAATAAGTCTTAAATAAATTTCGCACTTTTTGCGAAATATTCACAAAATTTGCGCAGGAAAACTTGACACGTTTACTTTAGTACAATTGTAAAAGGAAATCATTCATTCTAGAAAGCCTTACAACAAATTAAAAAATTTGGAGAATGTTTTATGAAAAAGTTTTTATCAACTCTATGCTTACTTACTATCTTTACTGTAATGGCCGACACACAAGTGGTTTACCGTTATTTGAATAATGAGTTAGCTGGTAAATTTGATAAGAACATGGAAAGACTAATTAGTAAGACAATTGTAAATAGATGTTTTGCAGGAGATCTTGGATTAATTAGTGATCGTATGGATATTTTAATGACTGAGTCAATCAGTAGTACTATCCATATTCCTGAAGGTTCTAAAACTTCGTTTGATACGAGAATTATTGTTTCTTTCGAGTTTAGAAATTTTGATGCAACTTCTGAAGAAGATGCTTATGAAACAGTTGAAGTTTTAATTGAGACAAGCTCAAATCCAAACTTCAAGGAATTAATGAAAGTAGATATTTCTTCTGCTACAGGGTTGTGCCTGTAGTAAGATGTGTAGTGTGTGGGTGTCAGGTAACAGGCTTCGGCTTGTTACCTGACTTTTTTTATTTCCACATATGTTTTAAAGTCGTGAAAGTTTGGTTTCTCTAATCCGTGACTTAAGGCCCAATAGCTTAACTTCTCTTTCTCTAATACAGCAGTTAAATTCACTAGAAATTCATCAATATTTTGAAACTCTTGATTTAATGAATTTAAATCGATGTGAATAACTAATTCAAAGTAGTTCGCTCCCTTGTCCACTTCAAATTTACTTATTTGACAAGGAGACTCGGAAAGTTCGTTACCAGATTTTTTAAAGAAGAAGCAATTCCACATTCCTGACGGTGAGAAATTAAATTCATAGTAGGAGCTAGAGTTCTTGTCTAAAAGGAAGAATTCAAAGCAAGTAGATTCCCAGAGCCCAATTTTTCTATCTCTAGAAACTTCATCTGGAATCATTATAGATTCAAGTGGGCCACTCAATTCATACTTAAGTTCTATAAGGTCTGTCTTGATTGAAGCGCTCGCTAGAACTTCTAGCGAGGTTTCATTACGCTTAAATGGGATTAAGGAGTAGGTCATTTCTTCGTAAGCATATTTAAAAAATCTACAGGCAGTGGGAAGAAAGTTGTTGTCTTTCCATCTCCAGTTGAGATCTCTTTCATTGTATCCAGATATCTAAGAGTAATAGCATCTTTTTGACTACCAAGAATTGCTGCGGCCTCTGCTAATTTCTTAGAAGCTTGTAGTTCACCGTCTGCTGAAATAACTTTTGCTCTCTTATCTCTTTCCGCTTCGGCCTGCTTCGCCATTGCTCTTTGCATTTCAATAGGTAGGTCAATTGCCTTTACTTCAACAGCTGAAACTTTGATTCCCCAAGGCTCAGTTTGATCATCGAGAATTGTTTGCAGTCTTTGGTTAATTTCTTCTCTTTGAGAAAGAATTTCATCTAATTCAAATTGACCAATGACTGATCTAAGTGTTGTTTGAGAAATTTGCGCTGTCGCTTGGAGACTATCTTCAACAGCTATAATTGCTTTCTCTGGGTTATTGACTCTAAAGTAGACAACTCCATTTACTTTTAGTGTGACGTTATCTTTAGAGATAATATCTTGAGAAGGGATGTCCATGGTCACTGTTCTTAGGTCAACTCTTCTCATCTTTTCGAGTCCTGGTAGTAGAATAATTAAGCCAGGTCCTCTGACTCCAGAGAATCGACCAAGTCTAAAGACAACAGCTCTCTCATATTCATTTAAAATTTTAACTGTATTAAATAAGAGAATAAGGAAAATAACCAGAAATGGGACAAGGGACATGATATTCATTTTTAACTCCAGTAGTAATTTAAATCAATATTCTAGCTCATAATAATAAGACAGCAAGGATATCAGGTACTCATTGCATTGCGACTAAAATAAAATTCGATTTGACTTAAACTTTACAAAATTGTGACAACTGCTCGTAGTCCAAGTGTAATTATATCTACGAAGGACACTTAGATATCAAAAAAGTCTAATTTTCAAATCCCTCCTAAATCCTGCCTAGAACCCCCCCTTATTCTGAGTGTCCTGATCCTCGCAGTGCCGCAAAAGCCATTGTTGACGAATTATTCCCTATACTTTTAAATTAAAGAAAATGGGGGATGTTATGAATACACAAGAATACGTTAAGCTTGCAATTAAAACTGAGTCGACTGACTTTACAGCAATGAATACTAGATTAGAAAATGATGGTCTAAAGAGATTACTTCATGCTGGCATTGGTCTTTCAACTGAATCGGGGGAATTCCTCGATGCCTTAAAGAAGCATATCTTCTATGGAAAAGAGCTGGACCGAGTAAACTTGGCCGAAGAAATGGGTGATCTTTTTTGGTACTTGGCCATTGTTGCTGATGAGCTTGGTGTAGATATGAGTGACGTTATGGCCCGAAATATTGAAAAATTAAAGGCTAGATACGGGGAGAAGTTTTCTGAAGAAAAAGCAGAGAACCGCGACTTAGAATCTGAGAGAAAAATTTTAGAGAAACAAGAAATGAATTAAATTACCAAGCGGCCTCTAATTAATAGAGGTCGCTTTTTATAAGTGAACTTTCTTAGCTAGAGAGTTTGCCCACTCTAAGAATTCATTTCTAAGCCAATTCACATCTTCAAATTTCACTACACCATGCCCATTTAATGCGAATAGTAGAGTCAAAACGTTGGATAATTTCTTTCTAGGTATTGTCATAATTTCCTCTTTTGTTATCTTTTTTAAATGAATTGCATAAAATAAGCAAGATATTTGAAAGTATCTTGAGTTATCTCCGATAAGTTTCGTATGTTTGAAGCAAGATTTCTATTTATCTTTATATTCTCTTTAGCTATTCAATCCAATTGCTTTGGTGAAGAGACTTCTGTTGATTTAAGTGGGAGTTTGAAAGAGGCTTACAAAACTCTAAGGGAAATTAGAGATGCTGGCGGTTTTGAATTAGTTGAAGTTCCTGAAGAAAAAGAGAGAGACTTCAATATTTGTGTTTCTTGTTCAGAAGTTTCATCGTTAGTAAAAGAAGTGAATAAGGCGCTGATGGTTTTGGCGGAAGATGAAGATAGAAAAGATCCATCAAAGAGAACGGTTGAAAAAGTATCTGGTTTAGATGCTCTCTACCACTATACTTATGATGATAGAGCTCCTTTTTCTAGAGCGAAGTGTACTCGTTACTTAGACGAAAACTCTATGAAAAGTGATATTGATCTTAGTGATTCAAAAGTCTTATTTAGTAATGAAATTCCAATTGGAAGTTTAAATGCTCTTATCATTAGAGATGGAATTAAGCGGACATACTTTTATCGAGGTAAAGAGGAAGATAGAGAGACAATTATCCGCCTAGATATTCACGGAGATGAGAAAGCAAAAATTACATATTATAAAGTTAAAGAAGCGAAGATTTTAAATGTAAGCGATAAAAAGGAGGTGAAACCTCCGAAGAAGACAACTGAAAAGTGGGAAGTGTGGAGCGGGTCTGAGCCTGAGGGAGTTAGTCAGAAGTCGGAACATTTAAATTACGGTGTAGGCTTTTCTGTTGAACACCGAAATCGTTTACCTAAGAAGTTGACTCTTGTTAAGGGAAGCTCTATGACAAGCGTAGGCAATCTCTTTGCAGTCAAGACTGATACAGAAATTAGTTCAAAGAAGCAAACGGCTGCTGTTGCCATTAGTTCAACAAAGGGTGAGGACTTTGCAAGATTGGAGTTGGATAAAGATGTTTTAGAGTTAAAAGTTCCGGCCAGAATTGATCTTCTTGATAGTGGCTTAAAGTTAGAAACCGAGTATTCAATAAACTCTAAAGATGAACAGAAGTTGAGCTTCGTTCTAAATGGAGAAAAGGGAGCTTCGACAAGTCTTGTTTTTGAAAGAGATGAGCTGAGAGGAAACTCAGGCTCTCTCAATAGAAATCAAAGAATTTCTGAGGGGCAAACTATAAGTTTACAGCTTAAGGGAAGAGAGGATGGGCAGAATGAAGCTTGGTTAAGGTATAGCTTAGCCTTTTAAGCAAAGTTCTGTTTGCTCTTTGACTTTTACAACATCTCCAACCTGATACTCACTTGTACTTTCAAAATTCCAAACTTCTCCATGTAACTTAACTTGATATTTAAAAGAGTTATTTTCAAAACCAAGTTGTGCAACAACTGTTGCAGATTCGTCTAATTGAGAATTGAATTTCGTCTTTCCAATATTCTTATGATCTTTTACTAAGAAGTAGCCAACAATAATGAGAAATAAAGAAATGGCGAGTGAGGCAGAGATCACTAATGTCTGACTAATAACAATATAGCTATCATCGGTTCTAAGTAGAAAGAGTGAACCTGAGACAAAGCTAGCAAGCCCTGCAAGGGAGAGAATTCCATAGCTGGTTATATAAATTTCAATAATAAATAAAACAAAGCCTAGAATAATAAGGGCCATTGCCCCAAAGTTTAGAGGGAGGACCTGAAAGCCGATTGCTGCTAAGAGAAGTGAGAGAGCGCCAATAGAGCCTGCTATAAAACCACCAGGAGCTTGAAATTCAAGATAAATAAGGGCAGCTCCTATGAGAAATAAAATATAGGCCGTATTGGGGTTGGCAAAAATATTTAAGAGTTTTTGTCCTAGATCCATTTCGTAAGAAGAGTAGTTAATTCTTTCTGCAAGAATTCTTCGGTCTTCTCCTTGTATATGAATCATTCTATTGTTGATGACACTTTCGAGTTTTGATTTCTGATTGAGAATATCATCAACTAAATTTTTTTCTTTAGCGACTCTCGCCTCAAAGCTAGAGGCCTTCTCAATCATGTCACCAAAGAGTTTCGCGTTACGCCCTCTGGTTTGAGCGAGACTTTGCACAAGGGCCTTAAGGTCATTAACTGATTTTGATCTAACATCACTCTTTTCAATATCCCCAGACATTTGAATAGGAGTTGCTGCTCCTATATTTGTTCCCTCTGACATAAGAAGAATGTGAGCAGCACTTGCTATAATCGCTCCAGCACTAGTGGCACTTGCCCCTTCTGGAGAAATCCAAACCATGACAGGTTTCTTACTCTCTCCAATGAGAGTGAGAATTTCTTTGGTTGTAGAGACAAGGCCTCCAGGGGTATTTAATTTGATAAGAATGGCATCACTATTTTGTTTACTTGCTCTCTTAAAGCCTTGCTCGAGATAGTTAAAGGTAGCAGGGGTGATAGGAGAGTCAATGCTAAGTTCTAGGACCTCTTTGATATTTATATCTTGCGCTCTCGATTCACTGAAAAAAGTAAAGAGAGATATTGTTAAGATTAGAAGTATTTGATAGGTTTTCATACTTTTTACCCTTAATTTCTTTGGAGTTATCATTGCAACCATTATTTAAAATACTATTATGTCATATTTTAAACCCTAAATCAGATAAGTCATGCGAATTCGTTAAAAATGGCGCACTTGTCTTAAAAAGATCAAATACTGGTTATAAAGTCGTTGAATACGGAAAAGAAAAAGTCATTCTTCCAAAGTATACAACTAAGAATTCTATTGAAGTTATGGATACGATGGGAAAAGTGGTTATGCCAGCGTTCTTTGATACTCACTTTCACTGGGTTCAAGATGATGTAAGACTTATGCCTAAGAAGAATCTTCTTCAGTGGTTAATTAATTACACATGGCCTTATGAGGCGAAGTTCAAAGATAAGAAGTACTCAAAAATGAAGGCCGAGAAATTTGCAAAAGAGCTTACATCTGTAGGGACTCTTGGGGGAGCTTGTTACGCTTCTATTCATGCACATACAACTGATGACGCTCTTAAATACTTTGTCGGAGATTTCGTTGTAGGAAATGTTCTGATGACAATGGAGTCACCTGATTATCTCACTCAGACTAAGAAGCAGGCCCTAAAGTTAGTTGATAAACAAGCGAAGAAATTTAAAGATAGTTATGCAGTCACTCCAAGGTTTGCTCCAACGACTCATCCTGATGTAATGGAAGAGGCAAGCAAGATGGCGAGAGCGAATAGATCATTCATACAAACTCACCTTAGTGAGACTGAAAATGAAATCGATTATGTAATGAGCATTTATAAGAATATTCCGGGCTACGAAAAAGTAAAAACTTATACAGATATTTATAAGAAGGCAAAAGTTCTTGGGCCAAAGACTATTATGGGGCATGGAATTTATCTTTCAACAGAAGAATTAAAAACTTTAAGTAAGTCAAAAACTTCCATTGCTCATTGTCCGACCTCTAATGCTCCTGTGAAACAATTGGGACTAGGTTCTGGATTATTTAATTTTAAAATAGCAGAGAAGTATGGTGTTGATTGGTCTCTTGCTAGTGATATCGGAGGAGGACCATTTGTTTCGATGTTTGATGTTATGCAGTCCTTTGTTTCTCAAAATAAGTCAGCAAACGTGAAAGGTGCCACTTATATAAAAGCACTTTATAGAGCAACAGTTGCTGGAGCGAGAGCGTTAAAACTAGATAAGAGTGCGGGAAATTTTGAAGGTGGAAAGTATGGCAACTTTATTCTTGTGAGTGCCCCTAGGGACCTTACAGGGTCTTCTGAAAAAATTCTCGAAAGAATAATTTCTTCTAATAAATCCTCTCGTAAAAAGTACGATAAGATGGTTGAGCAAACTTTCTATCGTGGAGAGTGTGTTTTCACGAAGAAATAGGGAAGTATTTTAATGAATTCGTGGAAGCTCTCTCTTAATTTTTGAGCTTCCCTTGAGTTAGACTTTTTAAGTTACTGTAAATTTATTAAAGAAACTTAAGAAATTGTCAAAATCAGTGGAATTTATTTCCTTATATTAAGCAATATTTAGTTAAATAGGTTAATTATATCACTTTAGAAAACAGCCTAAGTATTTAAATTTAAAGGAAAGTTAATATATCTTGATAAATATAACCAAAAGTTATTTGGAATTTACCACAATAATTTGGTATTTTATTTATAAACAAATGTGATGATTTAACAATAGGAGAAACATCATGCGCTGCTTTACAAATATTGCCAAATTAATAAGAACAAAAAGAATCAATCACCCAAAAGGGTACTCTCAGTCAGAGCTATCTCACTTACTTGGTTACAAGAATGGACAATTCATTTCTAACGTAGAAAGAGCTCTTTGTAATATTCCGTTAAAAATGCTTAAGAAAGTTTCTGAAGTATTAGATATTAACGCTGATGAGCTTAAAGATGCGATCCTAAAGGATCACGATCAAACTCTAGATAATTATCTTAAACTTGAAGGAGCTTCAGAGATGATGCCAAATACAGTTAAGAAATCTTCTCTAGCTACAGCTCAGTTATAATTTATAAAAAAATAATAATAAAGGCCGCAATGATTGCGGCCTTTTTTATTCTTTCTTAATTCTTACTTACTTCAAGATTAAAACTCTTACTCTTTTCAAAACTTACATTTAGAGGAAGAAGAAGATTTCTTGGCCTTTCAACTTTTACTGAAATATCGACTTTTAATTTTACTTTCTTCCCAAGGAATCCTTTGAGTTGTTCAAAGCCATGAGTCGCTAGATCTACACTTAGATATTTTTCAGAAATATTAAAGTCTGAAAGTTTAAACACTTTTAAAAAGTGCAAGTCACCACTTGATCTCTTTGTCACACTTACTTCAATATTTGAATTTTCTAAACTATTTGGTTTCGTTACTTCTAATTTAAAGTCTCCGCCCTTATTCATCCATAGTGACTTCCCAGTCGCATTTAGTGGAGCGAGAAGTTTCTTTAAATTTCCAAAGTTAATACTTACATTTCTTACAATACGCGCTTCTTCATCT
This window harbors:
- a CDS encoding slipin family protein; amino-acid sequence: MNIMSLVPFLVIFLILLFNTVKILNEYERAVVFRLGRFSGVRGPGLIILLPGLEKMRRVDLRTVTMDIPSQDIISKDNVTLKVNGVVYFRVNNPEKAIIAVEDSLQATAQISQTTLRSVIGQFELDEILSQREEINQRLQTILDDQTEPWGIKVSAVEVKAIDLPIEMQRAMAKQAEAERDKRAKVISADGELQASKKLAEAAAILGSQKDAITLRYLDTMKEISTGDGKTTTFFPLPVDFLNMLTKK
- a CDS encoding DUF4423 domain-containing protein, whose product is MEEEKKLNIFEYSDYREFLRDFNEMKKRVNPSWSFGLWASKLELNSISSITMIINGQRHAGKKIQTSLIKYFQFNSKEAYYFEELVKIAKSSKNDPSLTILMLEQNDDLKTLREENTEQVDLFFNWKAHCIKELTQLSDFEASGNWIEKRTNGLIKNEEANKLLSALLKNGFLETNNINGREMISAVGSIHPTKEVTMDAAKAYHKGLMENSYEAINTDKEKRSLHASTLSLLKEDLPKAKEMIREFQIKFSEEIEQNPADEVYQLNIQFFPLTKSE
- a CDS encoding helix-turn-helix transcriptional regulator, translating into MRCFTNIAKLIRTKRINHPKGYSQSELSHLLGYKNGQFISNVERALCNIPLKMLKKVSEVLDINADELKDAILKDHDQTLDNYLKLEGASEMMPNTVKKSSLATAQL
- a CDS encoding ATP-dependent Clp protease proteolytic subunit, giving the protein MKTYQILLILTISLFTFFSESRAQDINIKEVLELSIDSPITPATFNYLEQGFKRASKQNSDAILIKLNTPGGLVSTTKEILTLIGESKKPVMVWISPEGASATSAGAIIASAAHILLMSEGTNIGAATPIQMSGDIEKSDVRSKSVNDLKALVQSLAQTRGRNAKLFGDMIEKASSFEARVAKEKNLVDDILNQKSKLESVINNRMIHIQGEDRRILAERINYSSYEMDLGQKLLNIFANPNTAYILFLIGAALIYLEFQAPGGFIAGSIGALSLLLAAIGFQVLPLNFGAMALIILGFVLFIIEIYITSYGILSLAGLASFVSGSLFLLRTDDSYIVISQTLVISASLAISLFLIIVGYFLVKDHKNIGKTKFNSQLDESATVVAQLGFENNSFKYQVKLHGEVWNFESTSEYQVGDVVKVKEQTELCLKG
- a CDS encoding nucleoside triphosphate pyrophosphohydrolase family protein produces the protein MNTQEYVKLAIKTESTDFTAMNTRLENDGLKRLLHAGIGLSTESGEFLDALKKHIFYGKELDRVNLAEEMGDLFWYLAIVADELGVDMSDVMARNIEKLKARYGEKFSEEKAENRDLESERKILEKQEMN
- a CDS encoding amidohydrolase family protein, producing the protein MQPLFKILLCHILNPKSDKSCEFVKNGALVLKRSNTGYKVVEYGKEKVILPKYTTKNSIEVMDTMGKVVMPAFFDTHFHWVQDDVRLMPKKNLLQWLINYTWPYEAKFKDKKYSKMKAEKFAKELTSVGTLGGACYASIHAHTTDDALKYFVGDFVVGNVLMTMESPDYLTQTKKQALKLVDKQAKKFKDSYAVTPRFAPTTHPDVMEEASKMARANRSFIQTHLSETENEIDYVMSIYKNIPGYEKVKTYTDIYKKAKVLGPKTIMGHGIYLSTEELKTLSKSKTSIAHCPTSNAPVKQLGLGSGLFNFKIAEKYGVDWSLASDIGGGPFVSMFDVMQSFVSQNKSANVKGATYIKALYRATVAGARALKLDKSAGNFEGGKYGNFILVSAPRDLTGSSEKILERIISSNKSSRKKYDKMVEQTFYRGECVFTKK